The following proteins come from a genomic window of Parambassis ranga chromosome 4, fParRan2.1, whole genome shotgun sequence:
- the LOC114434127 gene encoding mast cell protease 1A-like, whose amino-acid sequence MHTLHTYLLFHVLFCLGQKVHGHDIINGKKAKKNSMQYMAHLTGRGGCGGFLVSEDFVMSAAHCAGLTEVTLGTHNLNKIDRNTMIYSVEKQCQHPNYDNNTLSNDIMLLKLSRKAQMGKKKIKPVKLPSKNPKPLKAKQKCTVAGWGLTKTAGNSADELQVVDVPVIDLKECKNLWGRSLPPEVICAGGYNTPKGICQGDSGGPLVCKGVAVGVVSFNNKSNCDYPDLPNVYTDISKFLPWINDILKKKKC is encoded by the exons atgcacacactgcacacatacCTGCTGTtccatgttctgttctgtctgggACAGAAAG TTCATGGACATGACATCATAAACGGTAAAAAGGCCAAGAAAAACTCAATGCAGTACATGGCACATCTGACAGGCAGAGGAGGGTGTGGAGGATTCCTGGTCAGTGAGGACTTTGTGATGTCTGCTGCACACTGTGCTGGCTT AACAGAAGTTACTCTGGGGACCCACAACCTCAACAAGATTGATAGAAACACAATGATATACAGTGTGGAGAAGCAGTGCCAACACCCAAATTACGACAACAACACATTGAGCAATGACATCATGCTCCTCAAA CTGTCCAGGAAAGCTCAAATGGgcaaaaaaaagatcaaaccaGTTAAACTTCCAAGTAAAAATCCAAAACCCCTTAAAGCGAAACAAAAGTGCACCGTGGCTGGATGGGGCCTCACAAAAACTGCAGGTAACAGTGCTGATGAGCTGCAGGTCGTGGATGTGCCCGTCATTGACCTGAAAGAGTGTAAGAATCTGTGGGGTAGATCTCTTCCTCCCGAAGTCATCTGTGCTGGTGGATATAACACACCCAAAGGAATTTGTCAG GGTGACTCTGGTGGCCCTCTGGTGTGCAAGGGGGTGGCAGTCGGTGTTGTTTCCTTTAACAACAAATCAAATTGTGACTACCCAGATCTGCCCAATGTCTACACTGACATATCCAAGTTCCTCCCCTGGATCAATGACAttttgaagaaaaagaaatgctaA